ATCATATGAAAACCAGATACACTAATGGCGTGAACCACCCCTAAGGTCTTTAAATCTTCTTTATCTTCCAAAGATATATAATCCTCTTCTCCAAATGCAAGAGCCATTAATATGCTTGTATTTTCCTCACCTAATATACTGTTAAATTCTTTATACATTTTATCTTTTATATTATTTATTTTTATAAGTCTGCTTTCACCTATTTTTCTTGAACTGTTTACTTTAATTTCACCTATTACTCCTGCAGAAATATCTATATTTCTTTCAAAATCTCCTTTTATATATACTTTATCTCCTTTTTTTAATTCCTTATTACAACCTAGTAAATTAACATATCTTCCATCTAAAGCTCCTCTTTTGAAAAATCCTCTATCGTATGTTATATCTACAACTAATTCACTATGTTTTTTAGGCAAATTATAAGAAAAATAAAATATATTAAAAAAATATCCTAAAATATAAAATAATACTATTATATTGGAAAATTTTATATCAATAGTAAAGTAAATAAACAAAAAAAAGATTGTAGTAAAGACTACAAAAATAATAACAGTTTCATAGAATATTGTGAAACTAAAACTTCCTAAAAATAAAGCTATGGCATAATAAACTATAGGGTTTCCTACTAATATTTTTTCATTCTTCATTTTATTATCTCCAAATAAATAATAATAGTAAGATTATACCCCTACAGTTATATTTATAAACCATAACTAGTAAATTACTAAGCCACTTTTCTTAAAAACTCCTATTCTGCTTAAGTTGCAAAATTTTGAAATTGCATATTTATTAATAATAATCCATGTACATTTCCTCTATGGCATAAGAAACTTTTTTAAAAGAAAGACTGAATATATAGTGAATGATTAATATTGCCGTAATAAAAACATAGTGTTCTTTACTAAACATAATAAAACTAAACCCTTTCATACTTCCTAATACACTTGTAATAAAAAACATAAATAGTATATTTAAAATAACTAGTATATTAGATACAAGATTCTTAAATATAATTCCATTGTTTATTAAATTTAATGGTGTAAAAACTATTCCAATACCCAAATTAAAAAACAATATAAGACTATTAGGTATATCTATAAACCTACTCACACTATAACTATAAAAAACATATGATATCAAAGCTATACCAATAGATTTCATTAACAAAAAAGAAAGGTTTAGATTATAATCTTTCTCACCATAATACGTTCTAGGCTCTTCTCTATTAAAAATACTCCTTTTATCTTCCATAAGTATTACTATACAGTTGGTAATTACTAAAGGAATATTAATCAAAAACACCTCATATAAAGATAATATTTTACCCTTATTTAAAATTAAAGATAAAATTAAATAAAAAATAAAAATACTAGAACATAAGAAAGTCTCATAGATTAAGGTCTTACAAAATCTAGTTATGAACCTACTCTCAAATATTAATTTAAATATTTTATTTATATTTAAGTCGTCTATGAACACATCACTTATTTTTTTAACAATATTGCTACTATTTTTCCCCATAGAAATACTTATATCTCCCTTACTCATATAAGGCAAATCAATTAATTTATTTCCTATGGCTAAAGTATAATATTTTTTATCTTTATGGCCTTTTACTACTATCTCTTTATGATGTTCATCTAATTTAGAAAATAAAACTTCCTTAGAAACAACATTATTTAATTCTTTTAAAGACATAAAATCAAATTCTACGCCAGAATAAATTTCATTAGTATCACCTATAATACCGATTTCTTTTCCAAATACCTTCGCCACCATTTTATTATCATCTGTAAATACTATAGGATTAACATTTAAATCATTACAGGTATCTTTAAAACTATATGTTTCTATTTTTATAGGGTTTAGAAAACCTATAAGCCCTACAAATACAAGATTGCTTTCTATATTTTCATCCTTAGAAGGTTCATAGTTAAAGTTTCTATAAGCAAAGGCTGTAATTTCCATCCCCTCAATAGCCATATCTAGTGCACTTTCTTTTATTTTGTCTAAATCTTCATTTTTAAGTTCAACTTCTATACCACTTTTTAATATATGGGTTGAATTTTCTAAAATCACATCCAGATTCCCAACTACATTTGCCCTATAATTATTTTCAACCTTATTTACTGTAGTTTTTATACCATTATTTCCTTCTATAGGAACTTTAAATATCCTACTATATTTATTATTTAATTCTTTTTTATCTATATAATTATTAAGTCCAAATTTTATCATTGCTATTTCTTTAGAAGCTCCCTTAAACTCCTCATTTTCTCTTGTATAATCGGAATCGTTACATAGTAAAGAAATATTAATAAGTCTCTCTAAAGTAGCGTAATTAAAATTATTAATATCTTTTTTAGTTATTTCCTGTTGGTCCTTATATATTTTTTGTATTTCAAAACTACCTTTAGATTTAATAAACAACAACTTATCATCCACAAAAATTTTTCTTATAATCATCTCATCTTTACTTAATATACCATATTTATTTAAAAATAAAGTTTGAGTTTTAGCTATATGTTTTATACAAGAAATATTTTTCAAAAAAACTCCATCCGTTCTTTTCTTTTTCATATATATAAATAATATGATAACTAACACTATTATATTTTGTACAGGTAAGGTTACAAAAATTAAAGTAGCTATAATCTCTGTAAGTATCTGTCTTTCTACACCTAAGGTGTATCCAAAAACACCGCATAATAAACTTAAACCTATCCCGGCTAAAGCAAATTTATTCATGACTTTTCTTACTTCATTTATGAAAAACTCTTTATGATTCTCGTGAAGGCTTAATGTTTTCATAAAAGAACCTATTTTAGTATCCATTCCTGTAGAAACTACTATTCCTAATCCGCTACCTTCTTTTATTATAGTCGATTTGAATACCATATTACTCATTTTATCTATACTTAAGTCTCCCTCTAACTTTGCAGGGAACTTCTCCACTAAATAGTCCTTTCCTGTTATAGGCAATTCGTTTACTTTTAATTTATTAACTTCAATTACCCTTATGTCTGCTGGTACATAACTATTCTTGAATAAAAATACTATATCACCTACAACTAGATCTTCTACCCTAATTATTTCTTCTTTTCCTTCTCTTATAACCTTAGCAGTAGCATCATTTAATACCGCTAAAGAATTTAATTTTTTTTCTTCTTCTAAGTCTAAAATTAAAAAAAATAAAAATAAAATACCAACTAAACCAAATGAAATAACAAATATATATCTAAGATTTAAATAATATAAAATTATCATAAGAATAATACTACAAATAAACCATGCTTGAAAAATTTCTTTTAAAAATAATTTAAACATGGAAGTACTATTAGGATTACTTATAATATTTCTACCATAAGCCTCTCGATTTCTTTCTACTTTATCATAATTAAGTCCTAATTCTAAATCTGAATGTAAATCCTCCAATACATTCTTGTATGAAGTTTTATACCAATCTTTCATATAGTCCCCACCCTTTATATAAATATAAAAATTCATAAATATATTAAAATTATGATTATAATTTAATTAAACATCTTTTTATATTATATCATCATATTAAACATTTTAGTTTATTTTAATTTTATTTTTAATTAAAATAAATAAAATATATACCTTTTGCATCGAAATATAAAAAAATTAAATATATACCAAAAAAATAAAAAGTCACATAAATTGTGACTTCCCATTATATTTAAATAATAAGTTTCTATATAATTAAAAAGACGGGTCGGATAGCAAATAAAATATGTATCCTAACCCGTCATTATATGTCATTTTTTGGCGGGAGTATGTGGGAATCGAACCCACCCATCGTGGTCTTAGCACGACAACTCAGTTTTGAAGACTGGCAGGCACACCAGCACCTATCTACTCCCTTAACACAAGCATTAGTATATCATATAGATAGTTATTAATCAATGATTTTTTTGTATTTTTAGATAACTTCTTCATTCTTTTTAGTATGTTTTGTAGATTAAAGTATTATTTAATCTAATCTAAAATAGAACTCTGTCATTTTCTACTCTTTTAGTGATTTTTAGTGAATCCATGTGTTCAAGAAGTGATACCGCAGTTTTTCTATTAGTATTTAGTATCTCCCTACCTTCTGATGTAGATAATTTCCCCTTTTCTTTTATATGCTTAACTATTTTATCCTTACCCCTATCATAGTATTCCTTTAAAAGAATACTATCTAAAGAAAGCTTTATTAAGGCTCCATTATCGACTAACATATCATAAACCATTTTAAATGTTTTCTTATCTTTTTCATCATTCATTATATCTGATATTTTAGGAGGATTAAACTCACCCTTTTTATATTCATATATTATTTTATTTTTTATTGCTTCTTGTTCTTTACTAAGTTTTATATCAAAGTCATATAAGAACAAGAAATTCTCGCTAAACCTTACAGCCTTTTCTTCCTTTAAAATGTTTAAAATCTCGTCATAAGCCTTCTGTTTTAGTTTTATACCAAATATTTTATTTTTAACTTCCTCTTTTCCCATTCCTATCTTTAGTGGATTCTTTAAATGATATGCTTTTAAAATATTAATTATATCTTTTTTTCTACTTTCTATATAATCTTTGTGAATATATATGGGATTATCTACGGAAGTTAGTTTTATAACCTTACCCTGACTTACTAATTCTTCTATATTTCCTTCTATATTTTGTTCATTCTTACCTAAAGCCTTAACAAGTGTAGTTATCTCAGGAAAATCTTTGCTCATTTTTTTAATAGCACTTTCTAATATTCCTTCTGTTTTTCCACTTTCTTTTATTTTTAACTCTTCAATATAGTCTTTATCAAATCTTTTAGTCTTCTTACTCACAGGGTTTATAATAATTCCACCACCAATAGTATACATAGGGGAATAATTTCTTATTACAAATCTATCATTTCTCTGAGATGTTAACTCACTCTCTAATCTTAATTGAACAAATGTACTCTCACCTGGATTTAATTCTTCTCTATCTAAAATTATTACTCTACACAGAATCTCATTAGTACCATGATATAATCTTACCCTTTGTCTATTTAATAGAGGTTTGTCCATCGATTTTAAATAATAAAGCTTACAATCAATGATCATTGAAGATTCCATAAGCCCCTCTCCAGATATAACATCTCCTCTTTTAACCTCACTTAGTTTAACATTTGATAAATTAAGTGCACATCTTTGACCTGCTTCTCCAACTTCTTTACTTTCCCCATGGATTTGTATACTTCTGATTTTAGTTTTTATATTGTTGGGGTAAATTTCTACTGTATCTCCAACTCTTACAGAGCCACTAATTATGGTACCCGTGATTACTGTACCAAAACCACTTACAGAAAATGCTCTATCTACTGGAAGTCTAAAGTGTCCTTCCACATCTTTTTCAGATATTTCCTCCGTTAATTTATCAATATCTCCTATAAGTAAATCAATTCCTTCTTTTGTTTTAGAAGACACTTTATGAATAGGTGAATTTTCTAAAAATGTACCTTTGAAATAACTTCTCAAATCCTCTTCTATCATCTCAATCCATTCACTATCAACCATATCAGTTTTAGTTAAAACTATTATGCCTTTTTTAACATTTAAAAGTTGAAGAATTTCAAAATGTTCTCTTGTTTGGGGCATTACACCCTCATCTGCTGCAATAACCATTAAAACAATATCTACGCCACTTATACCTGCAAGCATATTTTTTACAAATTTTTCATGACCAGGTACATCTATAATTCCTGCTCTTCTTTTAGAGGGTAAATCAAAGTAAGTGAATCCTAAATTAATAGAAATGCCCCTCTCTTTCTCCTCTTTTGAAGTATCTGTATCTTTACCAGTAAGTGCTTTTATTAATGTTGTCTTTCCATGATCTATATGCCCAGCTGTCCCTATAATTATATTTTTCATAAGCACCCTCCTCTAAAATAAAATCCTTATTAAATTGTTTTCTCTAACTCTGTATATGCATCAACAATAGTACTAAAGTCTTTTTCAAATAAAGTTCTAATATCCATTATAACTTCTCCACCATAAACTCTAACGATTATAGGTATTTTATATTCTCTTAAAAACTTTTCTATTTTCTCTGCATTAATTTCCTCAGAATTAGCCTTTATTACATAGGTGCTTATAGTTTCAGTAGGCATAGAACCTCCACCTACCATTGAATAGTCTTCTTCTACTTTAAATTGAATCTTCTTAATTTTATTTGTTAATCTTCTTTTCAATCTCATAGAGTCTTTTTTTAATTTCAACTTATCCGTAAGTAACATATTTAAAGTTGGTATATTTTCTATAGCCTCTTTTTCTTCTTGATAATATTTTATCGTAGCTTCTAAGGCTGCTAATGTCATCTTATCAACTCTTAATGCTCTAGTGATTTGATTTTTCTTCATTTTTTCTATAAATTTTTTCTTTCCTACTACAATACCACATTGTGGTCCACCAAGCATCTTATCCCCACTAAAGGTTACTACATCAACCCCTTTTTTGATGCTTTCTTGAATTGTAGGCTCATATGTAAATCCATATTTACTAAAATCAATTAAAACTCCACTACCAATGTCTTCAACTACAGGTATTTCTTTAGAATCACCTAATTTAACAAGTTCTTCTAGAGGTACTGTCTCGGTAAATCCTAAAATTCTATAATTTGACGTATGAACTTTTAAGAGTACACCTGTATTATCTGTTATATTGTTTTCATAATCATAGATATGAGTCCTATTTGTAGTTCCTACCTCCACTAGTGTAGCTCCACTATAACGCATTACCTCTGGAACCCTAAAAGATCCTCCTATTTCTACTAATTCTCCTCTAGATACAATAGCTTCTTTCTCTTTACATAAAGTATCTAAAACAAGCATTACTGCTGCAGCATTATTATTAACTACTAAAGCAGATTCTGCTCCGGTTATTTGAGTTAACAGTTCCTCTATATGAGAATATCTAGAACCCCTTTTCCCAGTAGAAAGCTCATACTCCAAATTATTGTAATTCTCTGCTACGCTTATTACAGACTCTATTGCCTTCTTACAAAGAATAGACCTGCCAAGATTAGTATGAATAACAGTACCTGTAGCATTTATAACTTTTTTAAGTTTATTACTATTTTTACTTTCTAGTATATCAAGAGTTTTATCTATTATTTCTTCTGTAGTAAAGATTTCTATCTTCTCTTCTAAAATCTCTTTTCTATAAAAATCTATGGAATCCCTTAAAGACTGTACAACAACATTTCTCATAGAGCTTTTTAATGCCTGTTTTATCTTTTCATTTTCTAATAACTCATCAGTTTTAGGTAGACTTCTTAATAATTCCCTATTCATATATATCCCATATTCTCCTTTAATCCACAATAATATATTTATCTTTAAGTTCTGTTACCTCTCCTATAATAGAAGACTTTATGTCTAAGGTATTTAATTCTTTAATTATCTTTTCCCCTTCGTCCATAGAACATGAAACCAATAATCCTCCTGAAGTTTGTGGGTCAAACAATAAATCATCTATCCATGATTGTGATCTTCTTATTTCATATTTTCCCTCTAAATAATTTCTATTACTATATGCTCCCGCTGGAACTAATCCCATTTTAGCATATTCTTCAGCTTCTTCTATGTATGGTAACTTGCTACTATAAATCTTTAGTGTGACATTAGACCCTTCAGCCATCTCATAGCAATGTCCCATTATTCCAAAGCCCGTAATATCAGTACAAGCTGAAATTTCATATTTAGTTATAATTTCTGCAGAGTATTTGTTTAAGGTGCTCATAACCTTTACAGCTTTATTATATGCATCATCTGATGCTAATCCTGCCTTAATTGCTGTGTTAAGTATTCCTGTTCCTAATGGTTTAGTTAAAATTAAGATATCTCCAGGCCTAGAGCCATAATTTTTTAATATTTTATCAGGATGTACAATTCCCATAACTGAAAGACCATACTTGGGCTCATCATCAGAAACTGAATGTCCACCTATTACAACCGCTCCAGATTCCTTAACTTTATCAGCACCACCCTTTAGTATATCACCAAGAATATCTATGTCTAGACAATTAGGAAAACATACTATATTTAAAGCTACAGAGGGTTTGCCTCCCATTGCATAAACATCGCTTAAGGAATTTGCCGCTGCTATTTGTCCAAACATATATGGATCATCTACTACAGGAGTAAAAAAATCTAAAGTCTGAATAGCTGCAAGTTCATCAGTTAGCTTATACACTGCAGCATCATCAGCTGTTTCTATACCAACTAAAAGATTTTCATCCTCCATTTTAGGTAATTTATTTAATATCTTTGAAAGGGTCTCCGGCCCAATTTTAGCTGCTCATCCAGAAGTTTTTGAAAGTTCTGTCAGTCTTTTATTCATAAGTATCACCTCATTTGTTCACTCTTTTATATATAAAAATATAGTTTGAGTATTCAAGCATATTTTATAATAATAATTACTTAATGTCTACCTTATGTATAAATTTGTCTAAAGTTTTATCTCCAATGCCTGATATATTTTTAAGTTCATCTGCAGACTTAAATCCACCTTTTTCTTCTCTATATTGGATAATACTATTAGCTCGTGTCTCACCTATACCAGGTAATGTTTTTAACTCTTCTACGCTTGCCTTATTTATGTTTATTTTTTCACTTTTATCTTTAGCATTAGCCTTATGGCTATTTTCTTTATTTGCTTTATTATCTATCCCCTGTGTTAAAGCAGCTTCTATACTAGGGTCTATATTCTCACCTTTTTTAGGTATGTAAATTAAATCTTCATCCTGTAATCTTTTTGATAAATTCACCTTTATAAGTTCTGCCTCTTGTAAGAATCCACCAGCCATATTCACAATGTCAGAAATCCTACTTTCTGCACTTAAAGTGTATATTCCAGGTTTTTTTACAGCTCCTTTTATATCCACTTTTATTGTACTATCTTCGTCTCCTTTTACTTCCTCACCTTTATGATTTGAAACTTCTTCGCTCCCGTCTTTATGATTATCCTTATTATTTTTATTTTGCTTTATATCCTTAGGGTTTTTAGACTTATATACTGTTTCAGTTTTTTCCATATCATAATCATCAAAAATGTCTTTATATTGATTATTTTTATTATTATTAATGAAATATCCTCCAATAAATAAAATTACACAAATAAGGAGAATACCAATAGAACCAAAAATCTTTTCTTTATTTTTCATAACTACCTCCTATAATTTAATTAGTATATAGTAAAATTATTGCCAATTTCTTAAATTTATATCTTAAATCTCCTCGTAAACTTAACATATTTTTGATATACTAATTAATATATAATTCTTTTAATTAACTGAGGTGACTTTATGAAAAGGTTTCATAAAAATATTTTGTACTTTTTACTTAGTTGTTTTTTATCCTTATCTGTTTTAGGATTAAATTTAACAACAGTCTTAGGTAATCCACTACCTAAGGAACCTACTGTCTCTGCAGACGGTGCTGTAATAATGAATGGGTCAACTGGAGAAATAATCTACGGGAAAAATATAGATGCTAGATACGCTCCAGCATCTACAACAAAAATAATGACTGCCCTTTTGACTTTAGAGAACTGTAAATTAGATGATGAAGTTATTGTAAAGAAAAACTGTGAAAATGTAGATGGTTCTAAAATATACATATTCGAAGGTGAAAAATTCAAGGTAAAAGATTTATTATATGCTCTGCTCTTATCATCTGCAAACGACTGTGCTACAGCCCTTGCAGACCATATAGGTGGAAGTAAAGAAGAATTTGCTAACATAATGAATAAAAGAGCCAAAGAACTTGGCTGTACAAACACTAATTTTGTTAATCCTCATGGGCTTTATGATCCTAAGCATAGAACAACAGCTCGTGATTTAGCTTTAATAATGAAAGAGGTTACAAAGCATAAGGAATATTTAGAGATATCTAAAACTCCTCAGTATAATATACCTCCCACTAATAAATCTAAAAATCCAAGACCTCTATGGAATGGTAATAAACTTATTCATAAAACTGGAAAACAATATTATGAATTTTGTGAAGCTGCAAAAACAGGTTATACTATTGATTCCCTACATTCTTATGTTGTAAGTAGTAAAAAAGAAAATCAACAGTATATTGTATCTTTAATTCATGATAAAGATAAACAATTTTACAAGGATTCTGTCGTTCTATTTAACTATGCCTTTAATAACTTTACAACAAAAAAAATAGTTTCAAAAAATGAACCACTATATAACTATAAAATCAGTGAAAATGAAAATATTTCTTTAGTATCCGATAGAGATGTTTTTTCTTCCATTTTAAATGGCAAAGATGAAAAATTAAACATACCAACTCTCAATTTAGGAGACTTAAACTTAAAAGATAAGGATATTAAAAAAGGTGATTTTATAACAGATTTAAAATTAAATTATGCAGGAAAAGATTATCCTATAAAGCTCGTAAGCAATGAAGATCATACTTCTATAAAATCTGTATTTTCACAATCTAAAAACACTTCATTTTTTAAAAACAAAATACTAAAATATCTTATATACTTTATACTATTCATTATAGCAGTACTAATCATACTAACTATAATATCAAATAGTAAAAGATATAAAAGATCAAGAAGAACTTTAAATAGTTCCTATAAAAAAAATCTTAGAAAAACACGTCGTAGGTAGATTCAAAAAAATTAGCTTAAAGTTAGTAAAACTAAATTTTACTAACTTTAAGCTTTTTTAATAAATCGTTTATGTCTTTTGGTATAGAAGCTTCTAAATTCATTTGATTTCTATTCTTAGGATGAAGAAATTTTAATTTATATGCATGTAATGCTTGTCTTTGAATTAACTCATTTTCTTCTTTTCCATATAAGGCGTCTCCATATATAGGGTGACCTATATGACTTAAATGAACCCTTATTTGATGAGTTCTTCCTGTTTCTAGCTTTAACTTAACCAAAGAAGCATCCTTATACTCTTCAAGAACTTCATAATGAGTTATAGATGTTTGACCTTCCTTCATTACTTCTCTTTTTATAGACTCGAAAGAAGGCTTACCTATAGGCAAGTCAATTTTTCCACTCTTTTCACTTAACTTACCATGCACAATAGCAAGATAAATTTTATCTATATTATTGTTTTCCATATCTTTAGCTAAGTTCATGTGAGAATGTTGATTTTTAGCTATTATTACAAGCCCCGAAGTGTCCATATCTAGTCTGCTTACAAGCCTTACTATACAACCTTCACCATTCACTTTAAAATGATAAAGAACTCCATTTGCCAAAGTACCTTCTTTATGACTTTTAGTTGGATGCACAACCATAAAAGGTTCTTTATCTACTACTATAATATCTTCATCTTCATAAATAATATTAATAGGAATATTCTGAGGAGTTATATTTTGACTTTCTTCTCTATTTAAATCAATCTTTATTTCATCCTCTTTTTTTACTACGTAATTAAGCTTTATAATTTCTTCATTTACCAAGATTCTTTTTTCCATAGCAGCCTTTTTTATAAGTCTACTAGAAAGGCCTACATGGTATTTGAGATAATTTCTAAGCTTTACTTTATCCAGTTCTTCCGTTACTCTTATTTGTAAAAAATTGCTCCTCATTATTTTTTAAAAGTTCCTTTCCAAATTGTTAAAACTATATATATTTCTATGCGTAAGCTATTGCTTCTATCTCTATTAAAGCATCTTTAGGTAATTTAGCTACTTGAACACAAGATCTTGCTGGTGAATTATCACTAAAGAATTTTCCATAAACCTCATTTATATCTGTAAACATATTCATATCTTTTACAAAAATAGTTACTTTTATAATTTTATCTAAAGAGCTATCCTTTTCTTCTAAAATAGATTTAATATTATTTATGGATAACTCTGTAGCTCTTCGTATATCATTAACTTCCATTTCTCCCGTTATTGGATCTATAGGTAGTTGACCTGATGTAAAAATAAATTCATGGAATTTTACCCCTTGTGCATAAGGTCCTATTGCTTTTGGTGCTTTCTCTGTAGAAATAATTTCTTTCATTATAAATTCCCCCTAAGTTAATTATTTATATATTCATGATCATGTCCCAAATACACGACCACATCAAACTCACCTTCTTTTTCTTTTTTAAATTCAACATTAGATATATTAAAATCTTTCATTATTATTTTTGCTGTATCTTCATTTATACCATAAAAAATAATCTTTGTTTTATCTGTACCTGTAATATTTCCTGTGGTTATATTTTTATATCCTTTTTTAGATACATTTTCGCTCATATTTTTAGCTAATCCTACTTTATTAGTTTCGTTTAATATTTTTATATTAAATTTATCTTTAACAATGTGGGTATACCCTGGATTATGTATCATTCCTAGTATTTCTGAACTTGCTTTAGGGTCATAGATAAAATAAGATATCCCTTTAATATATTTACCTTCTCCGCCCAAAGTTTTTACATACATATTTTCTTTGCTTACCCTAGCAAATTTCATAGCATAAGCTAAAATATCTGTAGAGCTCATATTAGTTTCTACATATTCAGGTAAGGTGTTTACTATGCTTGGAATTCTAGGTATTATTGAAGGACTTTTTATCTTTTCAAAAACCTTATTCATAAACTGATGTTGATTTCTAATTCTTCCAATATCTCCATCAACAAATCCTGTACCATCATTGTTTTTTCTCCATCTAAAGAACTCCTCTGCCTTTTTCCCATCTAAGTGAACTGTAGTGCCTTTTTTAAAATCAATATGTAAATCTTGACCTTCGTCATCATACTTCATATTTCTTTCAATCTCCATATCGACTCCACCCATAGCATCTATAAGTGTTCTAAAGCCGGAATAATCTATCTTTCCATAATAGTCTATTTTAAGATCTAAAAGTTCTTCTACTTCACTTACAGCAGTTTTAACTCCACCTATAGCATGGGCTTGATTTATTTTTTTAGGTCGCCCATTAATTTCAATATAAGTATCTCTAGGAATAGATATCATAGCAAGTCTATCATTTTTAATGTTATAATTAATTAAAATCATAGTGTCAGTTCTTTTAGGATCATTTGGATTTTTAGGATCTCCTATGTCTACCCCCATTGCTAAGATATTAACAAAATCCTTATTTTCAGGCATACTTGATTCTAATTTTTCAGCCTTATTATTTA
The nucleotide sequence above comes from Hathewaya histolytica. Encoded proteins:
- a CDS encoding D-alanyl-D-alanine carboxypeptidase family protein, whose translation is MKRFHKNILYFLLSCFLSLSVLGLNLTTVLGNPLPKEPTVSADGAVIMNGSTGEIIYGKNIDARYAPASTTKIMTALLTLENCKLDDEVIVKKNCENVDGSKIYIFEGEKFKVKDLLYALLLSSANDCATALADHIGGSKEEFANIMNKRAKELGCTNTNFVNPHGLYDPKHRTTARDLALIMKEVTKHKEYLEISKTPQYNIPPTNKSKNPRPLWNGNKLIHKTGKQYYEFCEAAKTGYTIDSLHSYVVSSKKENQQYIVSLIHDKDKQFYKDSVVLFNYAFNNFTTKKIVSKNEPLYNYKISENENISLVSDRDVFSSILNGKDEKLNIPTLNLGDLNLKDKDIKKGDFITDLKLNYAGKDYPIKLVSNEDHTSIKSVFSQSKNTSFFKNKILKYLIYFILFIIAVLIILTIISNSKRYKRSRRTLNSSYKKNLRKTRRR
- a CDS encoding LCP family protein, which codes for MREKNVKKKDVNNKKTVRNKKRRKKKKVFRKIIFLLVIFLLGMGIYTLYNISKLNNKAEKLESSMPENKDFVNILAMGVDIGDPKNPNDPKRTDTMILINYNIKNDRLAMISIPRDTYIEINGRPKKINQAHAIGGVKTAVSEVEELLDLKIDYYGKIDYSGFRTLIDAMGGVDMEIERNMKYDDEGQDLHIDFKKGTTVHLDGKKAEEFFRWRKNNDGTGFVDGDIGRIRNQHQFMNKVFEKIKSPSIIPRIPSIVNTLPEYVETNMSSTDILAYAMKFARVSKENMYVKTLGGEGKYIKGISYFIYDPKASSEILGMIHNPGYTHIVKDKFNIKILNETNKVGLAKNMSENVSKKGYKNITTGNITGTDKTKIIFYGINEDTAKIIMKDFNISNVEFKKEKEGEFDVVVYLGHDHEYINN
- a CDS encoding RluA family pseudouridine synthase, translated to MRSNFLQIRVTEELDKVKLRNYLKYHVGLSSRLIKKAAMEKRILVNEEIIKLNYVVKKEDEIKIDLNREESQNITPQNIPINIIYEDEDIIVVDKEPFMVVHPTKSHKEGTLANGVLYHFKVNGEGCIVRLVSRLDMDTSGLVIIAKNQHSHMNLAKDMENNNIDKIYLAIVHGKLSEKSGKIDLPIGKPSFESIKREVMKEGQTSITHYEVLEEYKDASLVKLKLETGRTHQIRVHLSHIGHPIYGDALYGKEENELIQRQALHAYKLKFLHPKNRNQMNLEASIPKDINDLLKKLKVSKI
- a CDS encoding RidA family protein: MMKEIISTEKAPKAIGPYAQGVKFHEFIFTSGQLPIDPITGEMEVNDIRRATELSINNIKSILEEKDSSLDKIIKVTIFVKDMNMFTDINEVYGKFFSDNSPARSCVQVAKLPKDALIEIEAIAYA